One Cryptomeria japonica chromosome 9, Sugi_1.0, whole genome shotgun sequence genomic window carries:
- the LOC131072720 gene encoding uncharacterized protein LOC131072720 has translation MRQHTDGKDLVRSGVTRFATNFLNLQSILRALPNLKRMFVSERWLQSSYCRKPEAEKVVKAVFDDRYAKLMEEIINLSEPLVRVLRMVDGDKSPIGYLYEAMDKAKEAIQHLYGSERTKYEPIWRIIDQRWNRQLHQHIHAAAYYFNPKFFYSRNFKIDEEVQLGLDTCIQRLVLDENIQDIIVDELQRYKKEDGPLFSSPIGIRKRDTLLLDLWWEDYGATTPNLQKLAIRILSQPCSASSCECNWSVFEAIHTKKRNRLTQKRLNDLVYVQYNLLLHERRVQGNNSYDALDIDEIDPYMTDWIAEPDGATGDVDVDNDA, from the exons ATGAGACAACACACTGATGGTAAGGATCTTGTACGTTCAGGAGTCACACGTTTTGCCACGAATTTCCTCAACTTACAGAGCATATTACGTGCATTGCCCAACCTAAAGAGGATgtttgtgagtgaaagatggttgcaAAGCTCTTATTGTAGgaagcctgaagcagagaaggtcGTGAAGGCTGTTTTTGATGATAGATATGCCAAActcatggaggagatcatcaat TTGTCAGAACCGTTGGTGAGGGTTCTACggatggtggatggggataaaagccccatagggtatctatatgaggccatggataaggccaaagaggcaattCAGCACTTGTATGGGTCAGAGAGGACTaaatatgaacccatatggcgcataattgatcaAAGGTGGAACcgacaactccaccaacatatccaTGCTGCTGCCTACTATTTTAACCCCAAGTTCTTTTACTCCCGCAATTTCAAAATAGATGAGGAGGTTCAACTTGGCCTTGACACATGTATTCAGAGGTTGGTTCTTGATGAAAATATTCAAGACATCATTGTTGATGAGTTGCAGAGGTACAAGAAGGAAGATGggccattgttttcttcacctattGGTATTCGTAAGAGAGACACCCTGCTGCTAG atctgtggtgggaagattatggtgccacaacgcctaatctcCAAAAGCTTGCAATCCGCATATTAtctcagccttgtagtgcttctagTTGTGAGTGCAACTGGAGTGTCTTTGAGGCCAttcacacaaaaaagcgcaataggttgactcaaaagCGATTGAATGACCTTGTATATGTGCAGTACAACCTTCTACTGCATGAAAGGAGGGTACAAGGGAACAATTCATATGACGCACTTGACATTGATGAGATTGATCCATACATGACGGATTGGATTGCTGAACCTGATGGTGCTACTGGTGATGTTGATGTGGATAATGACGCTTAG